The Amylolactobacillus amylophilus DSM 20533 = JCM 1125 genome contains a region encoding:
- a CDS encoding multidrug efflux MFS transporter, whose amino-acid sequence MKRLSFNIGNKKLPVWKQNLHVLWFGNFVAGLGFSLITPFMSLFIDTLGKFSRTELNLWSGVTFSSTFLITAIVSPIWGKLADQHGRKIMMLRASLGMAIIIALMSFVTNVYQLIALRTLQGVFSGFISNSNALLATSAPKEKSGQALGTLTTGTVTGTLLGPLFGGVIAEAFGYRVPFLITGSLLFIAFLLTVFFVHEEFTPVAKKDMVNASSLYKNLKYPHLIMGMFITTLIVQASNNSVNPILSLYVRQLMNNGDGVALVSGIVSSLPGIATLLAAPRFGAWGDRIGTHKILLGGLIFGVIVFIPQAFVTNVYQLGFLRLLVGISDAAMLPQIQTLLAKYSPYEATGRIFSYNQSFQAAGNVVGPMLGSGVSGIFGYSAVFISTSLLVAANFILAFFNTREIRDEDK is encoded by the coding sequence ATGAAACGTTTATCATTTAACATCGGCAACAAGAAATTACCCGTTTGGAAGCAAAACCTGCACGTGCTCTGGTTCGGGAACTTCGTCGCCGGTTTAGGCTTTAGCCTCATCACCCCTTTTATGAGTTTATTCATTGATACATTGGGAAAATTTTCAAGAACTGAACTAAATCTCTGGAGTGGGGTCACTTTCTCCTCCACTTTTTTAATTACTGCTATTGTATCACCAATTTGGGGTAAATTGGCCGATCAGCACGGACGTAAGATCATGATGCTCCGGGCAAGCCTTGGGATGGCCATCATTATCGCCTTGATGAGCTTCGTCACAAATGTCTACCAGCTGATCGCCTTAAGGACCCTCCAGGGTGTCTTCTCCGGCTTCATTTCTAATTCAAATGCGTTGCTAGCCACGAGTGCACCAAAGGAGAAGTCCGGCCAGGCCCTTGGAACCCTAACCACGGGAACTGTGACTGGAACGCTGCTTGGCCCACTGTTTGGTGGCGTGATTGCCGAGGCGTTCGGTTACCGCGTGCCCTTTCTCATCACCGGTTCACTCCTTTTTATCGCCTTTCTCCTCACCGTCTTCTTCGTACACGAGGAGTTTACGCCGGTGGCAAAGAAGGACATGGTCAATGCCAGCTCGCTCTACAAAAACCTCAAGTATCCACACCTGATTATGGGAATGTTCATTACCACACTCATCGTGCAAGCTTCCAATAACTCGGTCAACCCGATTCTAAGCCTGTATGTGCGACAACTGATGAATAACGGTGACGGCGTGGCGCTCGTTAGTGGGATTGTCTCGTCACTACCGGGAATTGCTACCCTCCTTGCGGCCCCACGATTTGGCGCCTGGGGCGACCGTATCGGCACACATAAAATCCTGTTGGGTGGCCTAATATTTGGGGTGATAGTCTTTATCCCCCAAGCATTTGTGACCAATGTTTATCAGCTTGGCTTCCTCAGGCTCCTAGTGGGGATTTCGGATGCCGCCATGTTACCGCAGATTCAAACCCTGCTGGCCAAGTATTCTCCGTATGAGGCCACGGGTCGTATCTTCAGTTATAACCAGTCGTTCCAAGCGGCCGGCAACGTTGTCGGACCAATGCTTGGCTCTGGCGTCTCCGGTATATTCGGCTATAGCGCCGTATTCATCTCGACCAGTCTGCTGGTCGCCGCCAACTTTATCCTTGCATTCTTCAACACCCGCGAGATTCGGGATGAAGATAAATAG
- a CDS encoding ATP-binding cassette domain-containing protein: MNQDKEVLLSLKDLQITFGDGKSKFVAVDDVNLEIFKGETFSLVGESGSGKTTIGRAILGINPTSNGDIIFENKKINKKLSANERKDVTRRIQMIFQDPQASLNERATINYIISEGLYNFHLFDSEEDRLEKVTKMIEEVGLLPEHLYRYPHEFSGGQRQRIGIARALVMEPDLIVADEPISALDVSIRAQVLNLLKKFQREEDLTYLFIAHDLSVVRFISDRIAVIRAGRILEVAETEELFLNPLHPYTRALLSAVPVPDPVLAKKKELIVYDPAMHHYETDKPKFVEIKPGHFIYANEAEQEGYHDYLAKKGM, encoded by the coding sequence TTGAACCAAGATAAAGAAGTTTTACTCTCTCTGAAGGATTTACAAATTACCTTTGGTGATGGCAAATCAAAATTTGTGGCCGTTGATGATGTTAATCTAGAAATTTTCAAAGGAGAAACATTCTCACTGGTTGGTGAATCAGGTTCTGGTAAGACGACGATCGGCCGGGCCATTCTCGGGATTAACCCAACAAGTAATGGCGACATTATTTTTGAGAATAAAAAAATCAACAAGAAGCTGTCAGCTAACGAACGCAAGGACGTGACGCGCAGAATCCAGATGATTTTCCAAGATCCGCAGGCCTCGCTAAACGAACGTGCCACAATCAATTACATCATCTCAGAAGGACTGTACAACTTTCACCTCTTCGACTCCGAGGAGGACCGGTTAGAGAAGGTCACCAAGATGATCGAGGAAGTTGGTTTACTGCCTGAGCATCTGTACCGTTACCCACATGAATTCTCCGGTGGTCAAAGGCAAAGAATCGGGATTGCCCGTGCATTAGTGATGGAGCCAGATCTAATTGTGGCCGACGAGCCAATCTCTGCGTTAGACGTTTCGATTCGTGCGCAAGTCTTAAACTTGCTGAAGAAGTTCCAAAGAGAAGAAGACCTGACCTACCTCTTCATCGCCCATGACTTGTCAGTTGTTCGTTTCATTTCTGACCGCATTGCCGTGATCAGAGCGGGCCGAATCCTCGAGGTGGCTGAGACGGAGGAATTATTCCTTAATCCGCTTCATCCGTACACTAGGGCATTGCTCTCTGCAGTCCCTGTGCCTGATCCGGTCTTAGCCAAGAAGAAGGAACTGATCGTTTATGATCCCGCAATGCACCACTACGAGACGGATAAGCCGAAGTTTGTGGAGATTAAGCCTGGTCACTTCATTTATGCGAATGAAGCTGAGCAGGAGGGTTATCACGACTACTTGGCCAAAAAGGGTATGTGA
- a CDS encoding peptide ABC transporter substrate-binding protein, which translates to MKYKKFAALAVTFASVALLAACGNSSSDKSSSDSSKTASTKYAYVYSTDPDSFDYNVTMRATNNDHTINFENGLLENDKYGELVGSLAKSWKVSDDGLTYTYKLRDADWTDSEGNVYGKITAQDFVTGLKHAADSKSEQMYVVQGSIKGLDDYVSGKTKNFDDVGVKAVDKKTVQYTLNQPESFWNSKTTYGILFPVNEKFLKQKGKDYGKATADSILYSGPYLLKNFTAKSVLEYTANPNYWDKKHVYIKDVKFTFYDGKNPDELYKKFEAGEYSNARVFPNLPGYDKIKKDSGKNIIYSMQTSMTFNMTFNLNRGAYNLTSKKTDKAKEDTKKAILNKNFRLAVQKSIDKNAYAAQSVGKDGSNKILRNSLTVPSFVNVNGHDYGTEVENQLKKLNSDLYSNVNLADAQDGTYNKQQAKELFKKAKEELEADGVAFPVHLDLPQSETSATLVNQSKSLKKSVESVLGKDNVVVDLQLTNDDEYQNVTYYATTGSASDFDISTATGWGPDYDDPSSYLEIYNPANGSQLTTLGLEATGEGQDISAAAKKAVGLDEYADLLKKANAITDDNNARYEAYAKAEAWLLDAGLQLPIQSTGGSPSVTKLVPHQGAFAYSGGYSSGSYKNLRLQDKPVTNKEFVKSRKAWLQKREEIAKKEESK; encoded by the coding sequence ATGAAGTATAAGAAATTTGCGGCACTTGCTGTCACATTTGCTTCTGTCGCTTTACTAGCTGCCTGCGGAAACAGCAGCTCTGATAAGAGCAGTTCAGATTCTAGCAAAACTGCAAGCACCAAATATGCTTACGTGTATTCAACTGATCCAGACTCATTTGACTACAATGTAACCATGCGTGCAACGAACAATGACCACACGATTAACTTCGAAAATGGCTTGCTCGAAAACGATAAGTATGGTGAATTAGTTGGTTCATTGGCTAAGTCATGGAAGGTAAGTGACGATGGTCTCACTTACACATACAAATTGCGTGATGCAGACTGGACAGACAGTGAAGGTAACGTCTACGGCAAGATTACCGCTCAAGACTTCGTTACCGGCTTGAAGCACGCTGCTGACTCTAAGTCAGAGCAGATGTATGTTGTTCAAGGAAGTATCAAGGGTCTTGATGACTACGTTTCTGGTAAGACCAAGAACTTTGATGACGTTGGTGTTAAGGCTGTTGATAAGAAGACAGTTCAGTATACTTTGAACCAACCAGAATCATTCTGGAACTCAAAGACTACTTACGGAATTCTTTTCCCAGTTAACGAGAAGTTCTTGAAGCAAAAGGGTAAGGATTATGGTAAGGCAACTGCAGATAGCATCCTTTACAGTGGTCCATACTTGCTGAAGAACTTCACTGCTAAATCAGTTCTTGAATATACTGCTAACCCAAATTACTGGGATAAGAAGCACGTTTACATCAAGGATGTTAAGTTCACATTCTACGATGGTAAGAACCCAGATGAGCTTTACAAGAAGTTTGAAGCTGGTGAATACTCAAATGCCCGTGTCTTCCCTAACCTACCTGGTTACGACAAGATCAAGAAAGACAGTGGCAAGAACATCATCTACAGTATGCAAACTTCTATGACATTTAACATGACATTCAACTTGAACCGTGGCGCCTATAACTTAACTTCGAAGAAGACTGACAAAGCTAAGGAAGATACTAAGAAGGCAATCCTGAACAAGAACTTCCGTTTAGCTGTTCAAAAGTCAATTGACAAGAATGCCTATGCAGCACAATCTGTTGGTAAAGACGGTTCAAACAAGATTCTCAGAAACTCATTAACTGTACCTAGCTTCGTTAACGTTAACGGTCATGATTATGGTACTGAAGTCGAGAATCAATTGAAGAAATTGAATTCAGATTTATACAGTAACGTAAACCTTGCTGATGCCCAAGACGGGACATACAACAAGCAACAAGCCAAGGAATTATTCAAGAAAGCTAAAGAAGAATTGGAAGCCGATGGCGTTGCTTTCCCAGTTCACCTAGACCTTCCTCAATCTGAGACTTCAGCAACACTTGTAAATCAATCTAAGTCACTGAAGAAATCAGTTGAGAGCGTACTTGGTAAAGACAACGTTGTTGTTGACCTACAGTTAACTAACGATGACGAATACCAGAATGTAACGTACTATGCAACTACTGGTTCAGCATCTGACTTTGATATCAGTACTGCTACTGGCTGGGGTCCTGACTATGACGATCCTTCATCATACCTAGAAATCTACAACCCAGCAAACGGTTCACAATTGACTACTCTTGGTCTTGAAGCAACTGGTGAAGGTCAAGACATCTCTGCAGCAGCCAAGAAGGCAGTTGGTCTTGACGAATATGCCGACTTATTGAAGAAGGCAAATGCAATCACTGACGATAACAATGCTCGTTACGAAGCCTATGCAAAGGCCGAAGCATGGTTACTCGATGCAGGTCTACAATTACCAATTCAATCAACTGGTGGTTCACCAAGTGTAACTAAGTTGGTACCTCACCAAGGTGCATTTGCTTACTCAGGTGGTTACAGTTCTGGATCGTATAAGAACCTGAGACTCCAAGACAAGCCTGTGACGAACAAGGAATTCGTGAAGTCAAGAAAAGCATGGCTGCAGAAACGTGAAGAAATTGCTAAAAAAGAAGAATCAAAATAG
- a CDS encoding type B 50S ribosomal protein L31: MKENIHPDYHKVVFMDSSTGFKFVSGSTKTSNETVEFEGETYPLIRVEISSDSHPFYTGKQKFAQADGRIDRFNKKYGMKEENKEN, translated from the coding sequence ATGAAAGAAAATATTCATCCAGATTATCATAAAGTAGTCTTCATGGACTCATCAACAGGCTTCAAGTTTGTTTCTGGTTCAACTAAGACTTCTAACGAAACTGTTGAATTCGAAGGCGAGACATACCCATTGATTCGTGTCGAAATCTCATCAGATTCACACCCATTCTATACTGGTAAGCAAAAGTTTGCTCAAGCCGACGGCCGAATCGACCGTTTCAACAAGAAGTATGGCATGAAGGAAGAAAACAAAGAAAACTAA
- a CDS encoding UDP-N-acetylglucosamine 1-carboxyvinyltransferase: MKKMIIHGGKPLKGDVWIGGAKNSTVALIPASILSRTPVTLDSVPRIQDVDNLMDLLAEMNVTSEFVETTLKVDPSNIEMHPLPAGKIKSLRASYYFMGALLGRFGRAVVGFPGGDDIGPRPIDQHIKGFQMLGAKVRNENDEIVITAPEEGLHGANIYLEMVSVGATINIILAAVTASGRTVIENAAREPEIIDLSTFLNNMGARIRGAGTDTIRIDGVPVLQARNAHTIIPDRIEAGTYISLAACVGEGIRVCNIIEEHLDSFLAKVEEMGVGMEVNEDSIYVYPAGDLQMIQIKTMPYPGFATDLQQPITPLLLSAKQGEGVIIDTIYPKRVRHIPELQRMGADLHVEDDIILIHPSSHLKGAKVSADEIRAGAALMITGLMAEGETVIENADNILRGYDRVELKLRQLGADVEIVDA, translated from the coding sequence ATGAAAAAAATGATCATCCATGGTGGAAAGCCCTTAAAGGGCGACGTTTGGATTGGCGGTGCGAAGAATAGCACCGTTGCCCTCATTCCTGCGTCAATACTCTCTCGTACTCCTGTCACGCTTGATTCTGTGCCGAGAATTCAGGATGTGGATAACCTGATGGATCTCTTGGCTGAGATGAACGTCACGAGTGAGTTTGTCGAAACTACGCTGAAGGTGGATCCCTCGAATATTGAAATGCATCCTCTTCCTGCCGGTAAAATCAAAAGCTTACGTGCTTCCTACTATTTCATGGGGGCTTTACTCGGTCGTTTCGGCCGAGCTGTTGTCGGATTTCCGGGCGGAGATGATATCGGCCCCCGTCCCATTGACCAGCACATTAAGGGGTTTCAAATGCTCGGTGCGAAGGTGCGTAATGAAAATGATGAAATCGTCATTACTGCACCGGAGGAGGGACTGCACGGCGCTAATATTTATCTGGAGATGGTCTCAGTCGGAGCGACAATTAACATAATTTTAGCTGCTGTGACTGCCTCCGGTCGGACGGTAATTGAGAATGCTGCCAGGGAGCCGGAAATAATCGATCTGTCCACATTCTTAAATAATATGGGGGCGCGCATTCGTGGCGCGGGCACTGATACCATCAGGATTGATGGTGTGCCCGTATTGCAAGCTAGAAATGCGCATACGATTATCCCAGATAGGATTGAGGCAGGGACATACATCTCACTTGCCGCCTGTGTAGGTGAGGGAATCCGTGTCTGTAACATTATCGAAGAACATTTGGATTCATTCTTGGCGAAAGTTGAGGAAATGGGCGTCGGAATGGAGGTCAATGAGGATTCGATTTACGTTTATCCGGCAGGTGATCTTCAGATGATTCAGATTAAGACGATGCCTTATCCGGGCTTTGCGACTGATCTACAACAGCCGATTACACCATTGCTGCTCTCGGCCAAACAAGGTGAGGGTGTAATAATTGACACCATCTATCCGAAGCGTGTGCGGCACATTCCGGAATTACAGCGAATGGGTGCAGATCTTCATGTGGAAGATGATATTATTCTGATTCACCCAAGTAGTCATCTAAAGGGAGCCAAAGTTTCCGCAGATGAGATTAGAGCTGGGGCAGCTTTGATGATTACTGGCCTTATGGCAGAAGGTGAAACAGTGATTGAAAATGCCGATAACATTCTCCGTGGCTATGACAGAGTTGAGTTGAAGCTAAGGCAATTAGGCGCTGATGTAGAGATTGTGGACGCCTAG
- a CDS encoding ABC transporter permease, which yields MKKYIFFRVIRSLVSIFLVTTLTYVVIFQMIPRDKIFKQDVMITKLKAEPDRLADYENNAYAKMNYLEYLDTKHLVSRAQKDGVKVDSANSKSDKQKLQQWAKKAGFKIKTYKQSKNFYATRDLPLLERLGRFYGHMFEFDHPWNVQDKNNPNMKRYLKIEKDPMVGWALVGSGTKYKYQIYFNDSFPYIHQNFFHLNLGVSYPTFSGRKVTEVIGQRQGQTQSEQLKLDDGTTFNTADDIYSRQYQPKDKQDGVAADRYGDNYTYTDKSYSDPSMIGTSFKAGIFALIIQYVVAIPMAIWMARYKGKWIDKLGTGIVTVLIAIPGLAFIYAVRFVVNSLFGIPETFPTLGASALGSWIGPIVVLGLMSVPSLVVWFRRYMIDQQSSDYVKFAKAKGLNDSEIYKKHIFKNASIPIVQGIPGQIIGLIGGATMTETIFAMPGMGKMLPDAITANNNTIVIALVFVFTTISIFSILFGDILMTIVDPRIKLSSSGGK from the coding sequence ATGAAAAAGTATATCTTCTTTCGTGTAATTCGGTCTCTGGTCAGTATTTTCTTGGTGACGACATTAACGTATGTTGTAATCTTTCAAATGATCCCCCGCGATAAGATTTTTAAGCAAGATGTCATGATTACCAAACTCAAGGCAGAACCTGATAGATTAGCTGATTACGAAAATAACGCTTATGCGAAGATGAACTATCTCGAATATCTTGATACTAAGCATTTGGTTTCTCGCGCACAAAAAGATGGCGTGAAGGTTGATAGCGCAAATTCAAAAAGTGATAAGCAAAAGCTTCAGCAGTGGGCCAAGAAGGCAGGCTTTAAGATAAAAACGTATAAGCAAAGCAAAAACTTCTATGCTACTAGAGACCTGCCATTGCTTGAACGACTGGGCAGATTCTATGGCCACATGTTCGAGTTTGATCACCCATGGAATGTGCAGGACAAGAATAATCCGAATATGAAACGTTACTTGAAGATTGAAAAAGACCCAATGGTTGGCTGGGCGCTGGTTGGTTCGGGAACTAAGTACAAGTATCAAATTTACTTCAATGACTCTTTCCCTTACATCCACCAGAACTTCTTCCACCTGAATCTTGGTGTCTCCTACCCAACTTTCTCAGGCCGTAAAGTAACCGAGGTTATTGGTCAGAGACAAGGTCAAACGCAGAGTGAGCAACTGAAGTTAGATGACGGTACAACATTTAATACGGCCGATGATATCTATTCAAGACAGTATCAACCAAAAGATAAACAGGACGGTGTTGCCGCCGATCGTTACGGTGACAACTACACATATACGGATAAGTCATATTCTGATCCTTCAATGATTGGAACTTCCTTTAAAGCGGGAATCTTTGCCTTGATTATCCAATATGTAGTGGCCATTCCGATGGCAATTTGGATGGCGCGCTATAAAGGTAAATGGATTGACAAATTAGGAACAGGTATTGTGACGGTCCTAATTGCAATTCCCGGATTGGCCTTCATCTACGCAGTCCGCTTTGTTGTCAATAGTTTGTTCGGCATACCAGAAACTTTCCCAACACTTGGTGCAAGCGCCCTCGGTTCGTGGATTGGCCCAATTGTTGTGCTCGGTTTAATGTCTGTTCCTAGTTTGGTCGTTTGGTTTAGACGTTATATGATTGACCAACAATCTTCTGACTATGTGAAGTTTGCCAAGGCTAAGGGATTGAATGATAGTGAAATTTATAAGAAGCATATCTTTAAGAATGCATCAATTCCAATTGTACAAGGTATACCTGGTCAAATTATTGGTTTGATTGGTGGGGCAACGATGACCGAGACAATCTTCGCAATGCCAGGTATGGGTAAGATGTTACCTGATGCGATTACCGCAAATAATAATACTATTGTCATCGCCTTGGTCTTTGTGTTCACTACAATTTCTATTTTCTCAATCTTATTTGGTGATATTTTGATGACAATCGTTGATCCAAGAATTAAACTCTCAAGTTCAGGAGGTAAATAA
- the oppC gene encoding oligopeptide ABC transporter permease OppC, translating into MSEKENTEITADDFTLVKLDDKSSEVIDTPKYSYWKSVARSFFSNKITVAMLILIVVILLMSFIQPLFSGYDLMNVDNINNLDARYNWPDAKYWFGTDQDGKSLFDAIWAGAKTSISISVISTIITTVIGVVIGSFWGSSKAMDRIMLEIYNVFSNIPMLLIVMVLSYTLGAGFWNLILAMTLTTWLGTAYFIRVQVMIRRDQEYNIASRTLGTSTWRMITRNILPYLTSVIVTNVSSLLPAFIGTEVFLSFLGVGLGQDVPSLGRLISDYSPYMSSYPYLFWLPVIVLSLITISLYLVGQNLADASDPRTHM; encoded by the coding sequence GTGTCAGAAAAAGAAAATACTGAGATTACCGCTGATGATTTTACCCTTGTAAAACTCGATGACAAAAGCTCAGAAGTAATTGATACGCCCAAGTATTCATACTGGAAATCCGTGGCTAGGAGTTTCTTTAGTAATAAGATTACCGTAGCCATGCTTATCTTAATTGTTGTTATCTTGCTGATGTCGTTTATTCAACCGCTGTTTAGTGGCTACGATTTGATGAACGTTGACAATATCAATAATTTGGATGCTCGTTATAACTGGCCAGATGCTAAGTATTGGTTCGGAACCGACCAAGATGGTAAGTCATTGTTTGATGCCATCTGGGCTGGAGCGAAAACCTCAATTTCTATTTCAGTTATCTCAACTATCATTACGACGGTAATTGGTGTTGTGATCGGTTCCTTTTGGGGTAGCTCGAAGGCAATGGATCGCATCATGTTGGAAATTTACAACGTGTTCTCAAACATTCCAATGCTCTTAATCGTCATGGTACTTTCATACACTTTAGGTGCCGGTTTTTGGAACCTGATTCTCGCAATGACACTAACGACGTGGTTGGGCACCGCGTACTTTATCCGTGTGCAAGTAATGATTCGCCGAGATCAAGAGTATAATATTGCTTCCAGAACATTAGGTACGTCGACATGGAGAATGATCACGAGAAATATTCTGCCGTACCTGACGTCAGTCATTGTGACCAATGTTTCATCGCTTTTGCCTGCATTTATTGGAACGGAAGTATTCTTGTCATTTCTAGGTGTTGGTCTGGGTCAAGACGTGCCTTCACTTGGACGTCTAATCTCTGATTACTCGCCATACATGTCTAGTTACCCATATCTCTTCTGGCTTCCTGTTATAGTATTGTCATTAATTACAATTTCACTTTATCTTGTTGGGCAAAATCTGGCTGACGCTAGTGACCCAAGGACACATATGTAG
- a CDS encoding ABC transporter ATP-binding protein has product MVENVLTVDNLSVGFRVRGRELKAIRNVSLELKEEETLAIVGESGSGKSVLTKTFTGMLESNGRITGGTIDYRGQILSGLKTDKQWEGIRGNKITTIFQDPMTSLDPIKTIGSQIAEVVIKHQGKSKKEAKEIAIDLMARTGIPDAAKRYNEYPFEYSGGMRQRIVIAIALACRPDILICDEPTTALDVTIQAQILDLIKELQAEYKFTTIFITHDLGVVASIADRIAVMYSGEIIEVGTAEEIFYDPKHPYTWSLLSSLPQLAHRGGELFSIPGTPPSLYKDIEGDAFAPRNPVALAVDFKKEPPMFKVTDTHYAKTWLLDERAPKIEKPEIINNLHEKLLALEYSENSGDKVITEGGDIIEPR; this is encoded by the coding sequence ATGGTTGAAAATGTTTTAACAGTGGACAATCTTTCTGTTGGCTTTCGCGTACGTGGACGTGAGTTAAAGGCGATCAGAAATGTATCACTAGAATTAAAAGAAGAAGAAACACTAGCAATCGTTGGTGAATCGGGATCAGGTAAGTCTGTACTAACAAAGACTTTTACCGGTATGCTCGAATCAAACGGACGAATTACTGGTGGTACGATTGACTACCGTGGACAAATCCTCAGTGGTTTGAAGACTGATAAGCAGTGGGAGGGAATTCGTGGTAACAAAATCACCACGATTTTCCAAGACCCAATGACATCACTAGACCCAATCAAAACAATCGGTTCACAAATTGCCGAGGTTGTCATTAAGCATCAAGGTAAGAGTAAAAAAGAGGCGAAAGAAATTGCCATCGATTTGATGGCTCGGACCGGGATTCCGGACGCCGCTAAGCGCTATAATGAGTACCCCTTCGAGTACTCTGGCGGTATGCGTCAAAGAATTGTTATTGCCATCGCTCTTGCTTGTCGGCCAGATATTCTGATCTGTGATGAGCCGACGACGGCACTTGATGTAACAATCCAAGCACAAATATTGGATTTGATTAAGGAATTACAGGCTGAATACAAATTTACCACTATTTTCATCACGCATGATTTGGGTGTTGTGGCATCAATTGCCGACCGAATTGCCGTAATGTATTCTGGTGAGATTATTGAGGTAGGTACCGCGGAAGAAATCTTCTACGATCCAAAGCATCCTTATACATGGAGCCTGCTGTCCTCACTACCTCAATTGGCCCATCGTGGTGGAGAATTATTCTCCATCCCCGGCACCCCACCATCTCTATACAAAGATATTGAGGGTGATGCTTTTGCACCGCGTAATCCTGTGGCCTTGGCCGTGGATTTCAAGAAAGAACCGCCAATGTTCAAGGTTACGGATACGCATTATGCAAAGACTTGGTTGCTTGACGAACGTGCACCAAAAATCGAAAAACCGGAGATTATTAATAATCTGCATGAGAAACTGCTGGCGCTTGAGTACAGTGAAAATTCTGGTGACAAGGTGATTACAGAAGGGGGAGATATCATTGAACCAAGATAA